In a single window of the Nicotiana tomentosiformis chromosome 10, ASM39032v3, whole genome shotgun sequence genome:
- the LOC104093409 gene encoding probable WRKY transcription factor 4, with protein MAENEGSSSSSSTSRAQLLRPTITLPPRNSMESLFSGGSNGISPGPMTLVSSFFSDNDPDSDCRSFSQLLAGAMSSPAGFSGVRPGFPPVPPPSTAAMAQEYKQSRPTGLVISQPPTTFTVPPGLSPGGLLDGFFSPGQGPFGMSHQQVLAQFTTQAAPAQSQLHIRPDYPSSSTAAAASLSQFQSLASNAAANQQIPPPALNPNIVKESSDVSLSDQRSEPASFAVDKPADDGYNWRKYGQKQVKGSEYPRSYYKCTHSNCPVKKKVERSLDGQVTEIIYKGQHNHQPPQSSKRSKESGNPNGNYNLQGSYEPSSEGLAGNFNKPKEGETSYSLRMKDHESSQATHDQISGSSDSEEVGDAQTRVDGRDIDERESKRRAVEVQTSEAACSHRTVTEPRIIVQTTSEVDLLDDGYRWRKYGQKVVKGNPYPRSYYKCTSQGCNVRKHVERAASDPKAVITTYEGKHNHDVPAARNSSHNTTNNSMSQLRPHNPVVDKPAAMRRTDFPNNEQQPIVLLRFKEEQIT; from the exons ATGGCTGAGAATGAaggatcatcatcatcatcatcaacgtcAAGAGCTCAATTACTACGTCCAACAATAACTTTACCACCGAGAAATTCAATGGAAAGTTTATTTTCGGGCGGGTCAAATGGTATTAGCCCGGGTCCAATGACCCTAGTATCCAGTTTCTTCTCGGATAATGATCCGGATTCGGATTGTCGTTCGTTTTCTCAGCTTCTCGCCGGTGCAATGTCATCTCCGGCGGGTTTTTCCGGCGTTCGACCGGGTTTCCCGCCAGTTCCTCCGCCGTCTACGGCGGCTATGGCTCAGGAGTATAAGCAGAGTAGGCCAACGGGTTTGGTGATAAGTCAGCCGCCTACAACGTTTACTGTACCGCCTGGATTGAGCCCAGGTGGTTTGCTTGATGGGTTCTTCTCACCTGGCCAG GGCCCTTTTGGAATGTCACATCAGCAAGTGCTTGCTCAATTTACAACTCAGGCAGCCCCTGCTCAGTCTCAACTGCACATTCGGCCTGACTATCCGTCTTCTTCAACAGCAGCTGCAGCGTCATTGTCACAGTTCCAGTCCTTAGCATCAAATGCAGCAGCAAACCAACAGATACCTCCTCCTGCATTAAATCCTAACATCGTGAAAGAGTCATCAGATGTTTCCTTATCTGATCAGAGGTCAGAACCTGCTTCCTTTGCTGTTGACAAACCTGCTGATGATGGCTACAACTGGCGAAAGTATGGGCAGAAGCAGGTCAAGGGAAGTGAATATCCGCGAAGCTATTACAAGTGTACACATTCAAATTGTCCAGTCAAGAAGAAGGTTGAGCGCTCCCTCGATGGTCAGGTGACTGAGATTATATATAAGGGCCAGCACAACCATCAGCCGCCTCAATCTAGTAAGCGTTCAAAAGAAAGTGGAAATCCAAATGGAAATTATAATCTTCAGGGGTCCTATGAGCCCAGCTCTGAGGGTCTGGCCGGAAATTTTAACAAACCCAAGGAGGGCGAAACATCCTATTCGTTAAGAATGAAGGATCATGAATCCAGCCAAGCAACACATGACCAGATCTCCGGATCAAGTGACAGTGAGGAAGTGGGTGATGCTCAGACTAGAGTGGATGGAAGAGACATTGATGAACGGGAATCAAAGCGGAG GGCTGTGGAAGTACAAACTTCAGAGGCAGCTTGTTCTCACCGGACAGTTACAGAACCTAGGATCATTGTACAAACAACCAGTGAAGTTGATCTATTGGATGATGGTTATAGATGGCGAAAGTATGGACAGAAGGTTGTTAAAGGAAACCCCTATCCAAG AAGCTATTACAAATGTACCAGCCAAGGATGTAACGTAAGAAAGCATGTCGAAAGGGCGGCAAGTGACCCTAAAGCAGTCATAACAACATATGAGGGTAAACATAATCATGATGTGCCTGCAGCTAGGAACAGTAGCCATAATACCACTAATAACTCTATGTCACAATTGAGGCCACACAACCCTGTAGTTGATAAACCGGCTGCAATGAGAAGAACTGACTTTCCAAACAATGAACAACAACCTATAGTGCTTCTACGTTTCAAAGAAGAACAAATTACATGA